GAAGGTCTTCAGCAAATCGATGACTTCGATCATCCGTCTTCCCAGCGCGAGTATACCTGTCGGTACACTATGAGCAGAATGGGCAAGAAACCGACCCTCAGCCCCAGCAAGTTCGAGACCTATCTGCGCTGCCCGGTCAAGTACAACCTAACCTATCTCGATCCGAGAGGGCGCCGCTTCTTTCGGTCGCGGGCAGAGTTCACGTTCGGTTCGGTCTTGCATCGTACGCTTCAAAAGTTTCATGAGGAAGGCGGCGCTCAGGTCGTTTCTCAAGAGGCGCTGATCGCGTCGTTCCAAGCCAGTTGGCGCACGGAGGGCTTTGAGAGCGACGAGCGCGCCGAGGAGCATCGACAATTGGGACTTACCCTGTTGACCGCTTATCACGAGGCGCATCGAGAAGCCGAGCCGACCAAGACTCTACTGACCGAGAAGCAACTTCGGCTTGATTTGGGCGAGTTCGTGCTGATCGGACGCATCGACCGGATCGACGAACGTTCCAACGGTGCCATTGAGGTGATCGACTATAAAAGCGGTCGGGACGATGTATCGGATGACGAGGTTCGAGAGGACTTTTCGATGGGCTGTTATGCTTTGCTGGCTCAGGCGGCCTATCCGGACCGGCCGATCCTCACCAGCATCGTAGCATTGCGTTCGGGCAACAAGGGAACCGCGCCCCGAACCTCGGAAGAGATAGACGCCATACGCCAGGACGTGATCGCGCTCGGGTGCGAAATCCTGACCATGGATTTCGAGGCTCTGCGACCCATATTCAAGCCTCGACGCTGTCCCTATTGCGAGTTTTCGCCGATCTGCCGCACCGACGCCGACTTCTCGGCCCAATTTCGAGCGCAGGAAATAGACTAGGGCTGTCGAACCTGGCAATAAGGACAGGAGGTTCTCGTCATGCCATTCGATTTTCTTGCCAAGTTCGGCGGCCCTACCGTCATCATTGCTATTATCGTGCTGGCGACGCTCGCCCGCGCCACGCTCCGCGTATTGCCCGAGTGGGAGCGAGCGGTCGTGTTGCGACTAGGCCGGCTCCACTCTGTGCGCGGGCCAGGCATCATCATCCTCATCCCCTTCATCGAGATTCCCCGCATTGTCGATACCCGAATCGTAACCATGGACGTGCCCCGACAAGAGGCAATGACCCGCGACAACGTCCCCGTCAGCGTGGACGCGATCTGCCTGTTCAAAGTCTTTGAGCCCAAGGACGCCATCGTACAGATAACCGACTATATGCGGACCTCCAGCCTGATCGCTCAGACTACGCTGCGCAGCATCATCGGTCAAGTCGAACTGGACGACATCTTGGCTCGCCGAGAGAACGTTAACCAACAGATTCAAGCCATCATCGACGAACAGACCGAGGCGTACGGCGTCAAGGTAACGGCGGTCGAAATCAGAGACGTCTCCTTGCCCGAAGAGATGAAGCGCGCCATGGCCAGGCAAGCCGAAAGCGAGCGAGAACGGCGCGCCAAGATTATCAACGCCGAAGGCGAGTTCCAGGCGGCAGAGCGGCTGGTGGCCGCTGGAAAGATGATGGCCGCCGAACCTTACACGCTTCAACTCCGCTACCTGCAGACCTTGGCCGAGATCGCGACCGAGAACAACTCGACGACCATTTTCCCGGTCCCGATCGACCTGTTCAAGCCGTTTATGGAACTGGCCGAACGAACCAAACGGGGCAACGAGTAACCAGCAATTCGGGCGGTTTTTTGCTTGCCTCGGCGTTCG
Above is a window of Armatimonadota bacterium DNA encoding:
- a CDS encoding slipin family protein gives rise to the protein MPFDFLAKFGGPTVIIAIIVLATLARATLRVLPEWERAVVLRLGRLHSVRGPGIIILIPFIEIPRIVDTRIVTMDVPRQEAMTRDNVPVSVDAICLFKVFEPKDAIVQITDYMRTSSLIAQTTLRSIIGQVELDDILARRENVNQQIQAIIDEQTEAYGVKVTAVEIRDVSLPEEMKRAMARQAESERERRAKIINAEGEFQAAERLVAAGKMMAAEPYTLQLRYLQTLAEIATENNSTTIFPVPIDLFKPFMELAERTKRGNE
- a CDS encoding PD-(D/E)XK nuclease family protein, whose amino-acid sequence is MSRMGKKPTLSPSKFETYLRCPVKYNLTYLDPRGRRFFRSRAEFTFGSVLHRTLQKFHEEGGAQVVSQEALIASFQASWRTEGFESDERAEEHRQLGLTLLTAYHEAHREAEPTKTLLTEKQLRLDLGEFVLIGRIDRIDERSNGAIEVIDYKSGRDDVSDDEVREDFSMGCYALLAQAAYPDRPILTSIVALRSGNKGTAPRTSEEIDAIRQDVIALGCEILTMDFEALRPIFKPRRCPYCEFSPICRTDADFSAQFRAQEID